A single genomic interval of Odontesthes bonariensis isolate fOdoBon6 chromosome 3, fOdoBon6.hap1, whole genome shotgun sequence harbors:
- the blacat1 gene encoding uncharacterized protein blacat1 — protein sequence MPFTCACFCGLNGFCRRKKKKKRDREVEEEGEEEEQQREEETEV from the coding sequence ATGCCCTTCACCTGCGCCTGCTTCTGTGGCCTGAACGGCTTCTGCcgcaggaagaagaagaaaaaacggGACCGAGAGGTGGAAGAGGAGggtgaggaggaggaacagcagagggaggaggaaACAGAGGTGTGA